A single genomic interval of Ramlibacter sp. harbors:
- the phaR gene encoding polyhydroxyalkanoate synthesis repressor PhaR, producing MQSKKAGAAKPAQRVIKKYPNRRLYDTDTSTYITLTEVKQLVMDSEVFVVRDAKSGEDLTRSILLQIILEEEAGGAPMFTEAVLANIIRFYGHAMQGFMGSYLEKNVQAFTDIQTKLTEQSRSVSPEMWSQFMALQNPMMQGLMGNYVEQSKTAFEKMQEQMQKQTEQMLGAFGLKR from the coding sequence GTGCAAAGCAAGAAAGCCGGCGCTGCCAAGCCTGCGCAGCGCGTGATCAAGAAGTACCCGAACCGGCGGCTCTACGACACCGATACCTCCACCTACATTACGCTGACCGAGGTCAAGCAACTGGTCATGGACAGCGAGGTCTTTGTCGTGCGCGACGCCAAGTCCGGCGAAGACCTCACACGCAGCATCCTGCTGCAGATCATTCTTGAAGAAGAAGCCGGCGGCGCACCGATGTTCACCGAAGCCGTGCTGGCCAACATCATCCGTTTCTATGGCCATGCGATGCAGGGGTTCATGGGCTCCTACCTTGAAAAGAACGTGCAGGCCTTCACCGACATCCAGACCAAGCTCACCGAGCAGTCGCGCAGTGTGTCGCCCGAGATGTGGTCGCAGTTCATGGCCCTGCAGAACCCGATGATGCAGGGGCTCATGGGCAACTATGTGGAGCAGTCCAAGACCGCGTTCGAGAAGATGCAGGAGCAGATGCAGAAGCAGACCGAGCAGATGCTGGGCGCGTTTGGCCTCAAGCGCTAG
- a CDS encoding bifunctional (p)ppGpp synthetase/guanosine-3',5'-bis(diphosphate) 3'-pyrophosphohydrolase, producing the protein MKSLTAEQPDTAAVPELIAATEHSLPAQADALARARAFAEPLIAGETLDTGENTLAHADAVAAILKVMGGSEAMQAASYLVYACAHLNRPQEVISKAFGESFAALAVETTKLVRVQQQARAAESSAQLVDDPKAQTENVRKMLLAFSRDLRVVMLRLASRLQTLRHHAACKTLAPPSVARESLQVFAPLANRLGIWQVKWEMEDLAFRFLEPDTYRKVAGLLDEKRAEREAYVEQLRERLELELRSQNIQAAVQGRPKHIYSIVRKMRGKSLDFDQVFDVRALRVVVPAVTDCYAALSWVHSQFAPITEEFDDYIARPKANGYQSLHTVVRDGAGQPIEIQIRTQAMHEHAENGVAAHWAYKEAGAKGYSGVSASGDYDAKIAVLRQLLAWERDLAGSSQGLFDDRIYVLTPEAAVVELPQGATPVDFAYSVHTSLGHRCRGARVDDVMVPLNTPLQNGQTVAITAAKEGGPSRDWLNAELGFLASHRARAKVRAWFNEQARHETVARGREAVEKLLQREGRTAFKLDDLASQLGFKAADDLFEVVGKDEFSLRNIEVLLRPPEPQPTPDDLLLLRKPRQPDKGSRGGVLVVGIDSLMTQLARCCKPAPPDAIGGFVTRGKGVSVHRADCSNFREMAARDEGRVIEVEWGLPKSDAPATYPVDVSVQAADRQGLLRDISEVFTKEKMNVTGVQTQSVKGTAWMTFTVEVADSGRLSKVLGVVSEVPGVRSARRR; encoded by the coding sequence ATGAAAAGCCTTACCGCGGAACAGCCCGACACGGCCGCCGTTCCCGAACTGATTGCCGCCACCGAGCACAGCCTGCCCGCGCAGGCCGATGCGCTGGCGCGCGCGCGCGCCTTTGCCGAGCCGCTGATTGCCGGCGAGACGCTGGACACCGGCGAGAACACGCTGGCCCATGCCGACGCAGTGGCTGCCATCCTCAAGGTCATGGGCGGCTCCGAGGCCATGCAGGCCGCGAGCTACCTGGTCTATGCCTGCGCCCACCTGAACCGGCCGCAGGAGGTCATCTCCAAGGCCTTTGGCGAGAGTTTCGCGGCGCTGGCCGTGGAGACCACCAAGCTGGTGCGGGTCCAGCAGCAGGCCAGGGCGGCCGAGTCGTCGGCGCAGCTGGTGGACGACCCCAAGGCCCAGACCGAGAACGTGCGCAAGATGCTGCTGGCGTTCTCGCGCGACCTGCGCGTGGTGATGCTGCGGCTCGCGTCGCGGCTGCAGACCCTGCGCCACCACGCGGCCTGCAAGACGCTGGCGCCGCCCAGCGTGGCGCGCGAGTCGCTGCAGGTGTTCGCGCCCCTGGCCAACCGGCTGGGCATCTGGCAGGTCAAGTGGGAAATGGAAGACTTGGCCTTCCGCTTCCTGGAGCCCGACACCTACCGCAAGGTGGCCGGCCTGCTCGATGAAAAGCGGGCTGAGCGCGAGGCCTATGTCGAGCAGCTGCGCGAGCGCCTGGAGCTTGAACTGCGCAGCCAGAACATCCAGGCCGCGGTGCAGGGGCGGCCCAAGCACATCTACAGCATCGTGCGCAAGATGCGCGGCAAGTCGCTGGACTTTGACCAGGTGTTCGACGTGCGCGCGCTGCGCGTGGTGGTGCCGGCCGTGACCGACTGCTACGCCGCGCTGAGCTGGGTGCACAGCCAGTTCGCGCCCATCACCGAGGAGTTTGACGACTACATCGCGCGGCCCAAGGCCAACGGCTACCAGTCGCTGCACACCGTGGTGCGCGACGGCGCGGGCCAGCCCATCGAGATCCAGATCCGCACCCAGGCCATGCACGAGCATGCAGAAAACGGCGTGGCCGCGCACTGGGCCTACAAGGAGGCCGGTGCCAAGGGCTATTCGGGCGTGTCGGCCAGCGGTGATTACGACGCCAAGATCGCCGTGCTGCGCCAGCTGCTGGCCTGGGAGCGCGATCTGGCCGGCTCCAGCCAGGGCCTGTTCGACGACCGCATCTACGTGCTCACGCCCGAGGCCGCCGTGGTGGAACTGCCGCAGGGCGCGACGCCGGTGGACTTTGCCTACAGCGTGCACACCAGCCTGGGCCACCGCTGCCGCGGCGCGCGCGTGGACGACGTCATGGTGCCGCTGAACACGCCGCTGCAGAACGGGCAGACGGTGGCCATCACCGCAGCCAAGGAGGGCGGCCCCTCGCGCGACTGGCTCAACGCCGAGCTCGGCTTCCTGGCCAGCCACCGCGCGCGCGCCAAGGTGCGCGCCTGGTTCAACGAGCAGGCCCGCCATGAGACCGTGGCGCGCGGCCGCGAGGCGGTGGAAAAACTGCTGCAGCGCGAAGGCCGCACGGCCTTCAAGCTCGACGACCTGGCTTCGCAGCTGGGCTTCAAGGCCGCGGACGACCTGTTCGAGGTGGTGGGCAAGGACGAGTTTTCGCTGCGCAACATCGAGGTGCTGCTGCGTCCCCCCGAGCCGCAGCCCACCCCCGATGACTTGCTGCTGCTGCGCAAGCCGCGCCAGCCCGACAAGGGTTCGCGTGGCGGTGTGCTGGTGGTCGGCATCGATTCATTGATGACGCAGCTGGCCCGCTGCTGCAAACCCGCGCCGCCTGACGCCATTGGCGGCTTTGTCACGCGCGGCAAGGGCGTGAGCGTGCACCGCGCCGACTGCAGCAATTTCCGCGAGATGGCCGCGCGCGACGAGGGCCGGGTGATCGAGGTCGAGTGGGGGCTGCCCAAGTCTGACGCGCCCGCCACCTACCCCGTGGATGTGTCGGTCCAGGCCGCCGACCGCCAGGGCCTGCTGCGCGACATCTCCGAGGTGTTCACCAAGGAAAAGATGAACGTGACCGGCGTGCAGACGCAGTCGGTCAAGGGCACGGCATGGATGACGTTCACCGTGGAAGTGGCCGATTCGGGGCGCCTGTCCAAGGTGCTGGGCGTGGTGTCGGAGGTTCCCGGCGTGCGATCGGCGCGGCGGCGCTGA